Proteins from one Athalia rosae chromosome 8, iyAthRosa1.1, whole genome shotgun sequence genomic window:
- the LOC105686384 gene encoding actin-histidine N-methyltransferase, translating into MGRKKCHPSAKCKQHPSSNKKISPPKRISPAKRSEINVQCEKLFHLSSNPAYELQLWENYGEILAILEKVKRLEEMKIDASKRSEGIDHFVKWLVDNGANVDGVSVAEFPGYDFGLKAERNFTEGQLILEIPRKLIFCTQTAAPELSVLQNDPLVQHMPHVALAIALLIERHKENSEWKPYLDILPNQYNTVLYMSANDMIELKGSPTLEASLKQCRNIARQYSYFNIYFQSSQNLVSDLLREVFTYEEYCWAVSTVMTRQNRIPNEDGSKMIFGLIPMWDMCNHEEGKMTTDFNRISDKCECYALRNFEAGEQIFIAYGARTNSDYFVHSGFVSTENEQDGFKLRLGISKADPLRKERIELLGKLALPSNDEFLLKPGIEPISDDLLAFLRVFSMRKAELEHWLHSDKVLDLKHVDCALETAIEENVRRFMLARLKLLVANYPTTLEEDLAILETTLTRHKKIIVRLRVAEKKILKGALEYVEQWIKA; encoded by the exons ATGGGTAGAAAAAAGTGTCACCCCTCTGCAAAATGTAAACAGCATCCTTCATCGAATAAAAAGATCTCTCCACCCAAGAGGATATCTCCCGCTAAAAGGAGCGAGATCAACGTTCAATGCGAGAAACTTTTTCACC TGAGCAGTAACCCGGCATACGAACTGCAGCTATGGGAGAATTATGGGGAAATATTAGCTATTTTGGAAAAGGTTAAACGATTAGAGGAGATGAAGATAGACGCCTCGAAGAGGTCTGAAGGGATAGACCACTTTGTAAAGTGGCTAGTGGATAACGGAGCCAATGTGGACGGTGTAAGTGTGGCCGAATTTCCTGGCTACGATTTTGGACTCAAAGCAGAGAGAAATTTCACCGAAGGCCAGTTGATTCTAGAAATTCCCAGAAAGTTGATATTTTGTACTCAAACTGCGGCGCCGGAGCTCAGTGTTCTCCAAAATGATCCTCTCGTCCAGCACATGCCTCACGTCGCTCTGGCTATCGCTCTGCTCATCGAGAGGCATAAGGAAAACTCAGAGTGGAAACCCTACTTAGATATTTTACCTAATCAGTACAACACAGTTTTATATATGAGTGCTAACGACATGATCGAGCTGAAGGGAAGCCCCACGTTag AAGCCAGTTTAAAGCAGTGTAGGAATATCGCTCGACAATATTCCTACTTCAATATATATTTCCAAAGCAGTCAGAATTTGGTATCAGACTTACTGAGGGAAGTTTTTACTTACGAGGAGTATTG CTGGGCAGTTTCCACCGTAATGACGAGACAAAATAGAATACCGAATGAGGATGGATCTAAAATGATTTTTGGATTGATACCGATGTGGGATATGTGCAATCACGAGGAAGGAAAG ATGACAACGGACTTTAACAGAATATCGGACAAATGCGAGTGTTACGCGCTGAGAAACTTCGAGGCCGGCGAGCAAATTTTTATAGCATACGGAGCGAGAACGAATTCCGATTACTTCGTTCACTCGGGATTCGTCAGTACGGAGAACGAACAG GACGGTTTCAAGCTGCGCCTGGGCATAAGCAAGGCCGATCCGCTGCGCAAAGAGCGGATCGAACTGCTGGGCAAATTGGCGTTGCCGTCTAACGACGAGTTCCTGCTTAAGCCGGGAATCGAACCGATATCCGACGACCTGTTGGCCTTCCTCAGAGTTTTCAGCATGCGGAAAGCCGAACTCGAGCACTGGCTCCACTCCGACAAGGTGCTCGACCTGAAGCACGTCGACTGCGCCCTGGAAACGGCGATCGAGGAAAACGTGAGGAGGTTCATGCTCGCCAGGCTCAAATTACTCGTCGCCAATTATCCGACCACTCTCGAG GAGGATCTGGCCATTCTGGAGACGACTTTGACTCggcataaaaaaataatcgttcgacTCAGggtggctgaaaaaaaaattttgaaaggcGCCCTCGAGTACGTCGAGCAGTGGATAAAGGCTTAG
- the LOC110117018 gene encoding uncharacterized protein LOC110117018 isoform X1, protein MWMSKSFLLKVLIVATTLCVLVNSYKITTDKSTRTIESYDQGTADLLEEYAVDNYSDEDTEGYGDSDGRVVIGKWRSNGEALEPKWRDGDSVPLAPFSALSIKRSGWRKEYDSNEDEDHRVGSRGYINIRHGTQNYKEKEGKFIDNIGEVTSSTLKQRVKTLQNYQNEYEMFENENDNPRPRKRRPPDNNEFPGSWNNDSPIDKRVSQNQAGYPTTRPKNESKAQENVELKTFLKMQGDNLSLSEILQEKNLTLADILKGKPNVISILKLDNDKKPETQEKAFSNHPEIIIVEKSDEEKSTIYQETKSTKLDFETTVEPVTNMESKQSEKDSVDETRYVQDEEIDASEKQATDTINPSVDEKKESEDSKDEFLMPLENRESLLVEATTVGNDSAKNSTKNEEVATESGERFSPESNDDDEIMEFSDYPLKMTKFVAPVFETTRLNAKPKYVPPLLGAIETEKITDDDDFNGTQKINNEIRSRNVSLWGVKNETNEMGELKTSDINSTEIKGLDKYTFQDDGSEEDEGHEGTEKIVSNDLQNTEAVIPDQKNSTLNHKLHEVVIPKVDPQSRAEILELFSSGSSAERLERLLASRNMSIEELIALRQRGSSQVHFAEAFKGKEHAASTSIQLRKAKTNHQKLEKIQTIENQKLNQTSGSKEKIKVPEKKETSSSIKNVESSANVPNKTVDAQKDKFDKDAEYLATDLFNLFSLHKNPMKNSSSSDSSPMNPIVKSQEVMPNIGTRPQVDLEEATKNSTKPLNPLPAVNNIQRDSDGFSYFTSIEAVKLPVSNEEMERVSSLLEETKNSSTDPSTSAEVGIVEEIMDDDLKSMTKMYERNDYEYPEKKTVSKVKPSIIASGGILGVTIVVFLSIFIACRIQQKKKFAYRNSFTKAVFHNPVMTARKLSNTSSVNTIMVDVVATSTTKRPQKHDSYDSNDFEEKSDIDNDSLDANDSWETIPDFMK, encoded by the exons ATGTGGATGTCCAAATCGTTTTTACTAAAAGTGCTAATTGTTGCAACAACTTTGTGCGTTCTCGTGAATTCGTATAAAATAACTACCGATAAAAGTACGAGAACAATCGAAAGCTATGATCAG GGAACAGCGGATCTCCTGGAAGAGTACGCTGTGGATAATTACTCGGATGAAGATACAGAGGGATATGGAGACTCTGATGGGCGGGTGGTGATTGGAAAGTGGAGGAGTAATGGTGAGGCTTTAGAGCCCAAATGGCGAGACGGAGATTCCGTCCCCTTAGCACCATTCTCTGCATTATCGATCAAAAGAAGTGGATGGCGAAAGGAGTACGATTCTAATGAGGATGAAGACCATCGAGTAGGGAGTAGAGGATACATTAATATTCGTCATGGCACTCAGAACTATAAAGAGAAGGAGGGCAAGTTCATCGATAACATAGGAGAGGTGACGTCGTCGACTTTGAAACAACGGGTGAAAACTTTGCAGAATTATCAAAACGAGTATGAGAtgtttgaaaacgaaaacgataaCCCCAGACCAAGGAAGCGAAGGCCTCCTGATAACAACGAATTTCCTGGCTCCTGGAACAATGACTCTCCTATAGATAAAAGAGTGAGCCAAAATCAAGCTGGTTATCCAACAACTAGACCTAAAAATGAAAGCAAAGCGCAAGAGAATGTGGAGCTTAagacatttttgaaaatgcaAGGGGATAATTTGAGTCTTTCTGAAATATTacaggagaaaaatttgaccTTGGCTGACATTTTGAAGGGAAAACCCAACGTTATCAGTATATTGAAGTTGGATAATGATAAGAAGCCGGAAACGCAGGAAAAGGCATTTTCAAATCATCCGGAGATTATTATTGTAGAAAAAAGTGACGAGGAGAAGTCAACGATTTACCAAGAAACGAAAAGTACCAAATTAGATTTTGAAACAACTGTGGAACCTGTAACTAACATGGAGTCAAAACAGAGCGAGAAAGATTCTGTCGATGAGACGAGATATGTTCAAGATGAGGAAATTGATGCATCCGAGAAACAAGCCACAGATACTATAAATCCTtcagttgatgaaaaaaaagaatctgagGACTCTAAAGATGAGTTTCTAATGCCATTAGAAAACCGTGAAAGTTTACTTGTAGAAGCAACAACTGTTGGTAATGACAGTGCGAAGAATTCCACAAAGAACGAAGAGGTCGCAACAGAGTCTGGGGAAAGATTTTCACCTGAAAGTAACGACGATGATGAGATAATGGAATTCTCTGACTACCCGTTAAAAATGACAAAGTTTGTTGCCCCAGTTTTTGAAACTACAAGGTTGAACGCGAAGCCAAAATACGTTCCTCCATTACTCGGTGCcattgaaacagaaaaaatcactgatgatgatgatttcaACGGAacacaaaaaattaacaatgagATAAGATCGAGAAATGTAAGCCTGTGgggtgtaaaaaatgaaaccaacgAAATGGGAGAGCTCAAAACCTCTGATATTAATTCAACCGAAATCAAAGGTCTCGATAAATATACATTTCAGGATGACGGTAGTGAGGAGGACGAAGGGCATGAGGGCACTGAAAAAATAGTTTCAAACGACTTGCAAAATACAGAAGCTGTGATTccagatcaaaaaaattcaacgttgaATCATAAACTGCACGAGGTTGTTATTCCAAAAGTTGATCCGCAATCGCGTGCAGAAATATTGGAATTATTTAGTTCTGGTTCGAGTGCCGAGAGATTGGAACGTTTGTTAGCTTCGAGAAATATGAGTATCGAGGAGCTCATCGCTTTAAGACAGAGGGGGTCGAGCCAAGTTCATTTTGCGGAGGCATTCAAAGGCAAAGAGCATGCTGCTTCGACGTCGATTCAATTGCGAAAGGCAAAAACCAACCATCAGAAacttgagaaaattcaaacaatcGAAAACCAGAAGTTGAACCAGACGAGCGGAAGCaaagagaaaatcaaagtaccagaaaaaaaagagacctcGTCGAGTATTAAGAATGTTGAGAGCTCGGCGAACGTTCCAAATAAAACAGTGGATGCACAGAAAGATAAATTTGACAAAGATGCGGAGTATCTGGCAACGGATTTATTTAATCTATTTTCTCTCCATAAAAATCCAATGAAGAATTCTTCGTCTTCCGATTCCTCGCCGATGAATCCTATCGTAAAATCGCAAGAAGTGATGCCAAATATAGGGACCAGACCTCAAGTGGATCTGGAGGAAGCTACGAAGAACTCAACAAAGCCTCTTAATCCGCTGCCGGCGGTTAATAACATCCAAAGAGATTCTGATGGATTTTCTTACTTCACGAGTATCGAGGCAGTAAAATTACCCGTCTCAAATGAAGAGATGGAAAGGGTATCTTCTCTCTtagaagagacaaaaaattcatcaaccgATCCATCCACTTCAGCCGAGGTCGGGATAGTGGAGGAAATCATGGACGACGATTTAAAATCCATGACAAAGATGTACGAGAGGAACGATTACGAGtatcccgaaaaaaaaacggtgtcTAAAGTGAAACCGAGCATAATAGCGAGCGGTGGGATACTGGGAGTAACTATAGTTGTATTTCTGTCGATATTCATCGCTTGTCGAATtcaacagaaaaagaaattcgccTACAGAAATTCATTCACGAAAGCTGTGTTCCACAACCCCGTAATGACTGCTAGAAAACTGTCAAATACGAGCAGCGTCAACACAATTATGGTAGACGTAGTCGCAACGTCAACGACAAAGAGACCACAGAAACATGACAGCTACGACAGCaacgattttgaagaaaaaagtgacaTAGATAATGATTCTTTGGATGCCAACGACAGCTGGGAAACAATCCCCGATTTCATGAAGTAA
- the LOC105686247 gene encoding G-protein coupled receptor moody isoform X2, which produces MTENFEYLPNMDDRVSLLSQVIMNGANHSMIVSSEDSRFPQPLRIFAATTAILIMITGLVGNFLTIIALCKYPKVRNVAAAFIVSLCVADFIFCLFVLPFDSIRFINASWADVKFLCHLVPFLRYGNVGVSLLSVAAITVNRYIMIAHHGLYAKVYKKHWIASMILVCWCFSYGMQVPTLLGAWGKFDYDVNLETCSIVKDAHGHSSKAFLFVMGFLIPCIMIVGCYAIIFWVVHSSESRMRKHAAPPTIKSPHSPRKDTKEIKQRRSEWRITKMVLAIFLSFVVCYLPITIVKVADSTVDHPTLHVVGYLLLYFASCVNPIIYVIMNKQYRQAYAGVICCSRIRASLTPHGSSAPAQNNLQQDHSRDSYSRTMVSTVSVAMNPMSNPTTRNLGNNEMII; this is translated from the exons ATGAcggaaaactttgaatatttacCAAACATGGATGACCGAGTGAGTTTGTTGTCTCAAGTTATAATGAACGGTGCGAATCACAGCATGATCGTCAGCAGCGAAGATTCCAG GTTTCCACAGCCGTTGAGAATTTTCGCCGCGACAACCGCAATTCTTATAATGATAACCGGTCTggttggtaattttttaacCATAATAGCACTCTGCAAATATCCAAAAGTCAGAAACGTCGCCGCAGCGTTCATAGtgag TCTTTGCGTAGCGGATTTCATATTCTGCCTGTTCGTTCTACCCTTCGACTCGATAAGATTCATCAACGCCAGCTGGGCTGACGTGAAATTTCTCTGTCACCTGGTGCCATTTTTGAGATATGGAAACGTCGGTGTCAGTTTACTATCCGTAGCCGCCATCACGGTGAACAG GTACATAATGATCGCGCATCACGGACTGTACGCCAAAGTTTACAAAAAACATTGGATAGCCTCGATGATATTGGTGTGCTGGTGTTTTTCGTACGGTATGCAGGTACCGACGCTTCTGGGTGCTTGGG GTAAATTCGACTACGACGTGAATCTCGAGACTTGTTCGATCGTGAAGGACGCCCACGGTCACAGCTCGAAGGCCTTTTTATTCGTGATGGGATTTTTGATCCCTTGCATCATGATCGTCGGATGCTACGCCATAATATTTTGGGTGGTCCACAG tTCCGAATCGCGGATGAGAAAGCACGCGGCGCCCCCGACTATAAAGTCGCCCCACTCGCCGCGCAAGGACACTAAGGAGATAAAGCAGCGCAGAAGCGAATGGCGGATAACAAAAATGGTATTGGCGATATTCCTGAGTTTCGTCGTCTGCTACTTGCCGATAACGATCGTGAAGGTAGCCGACTCAACGGTGGATCATCCGA CGCTGCACGTCGTGGGTTACCTTTTGCTGTACTTCGCGTCCTGCGTGAACCCCATCATTTACGTAATTATGAACAAGCAGTACAGACAGGCTTACGCCGGAGTGATTTGCTGCTCACGCATAAGGGCGTCTCTCACACCGCACGGCAGCAGCGCGCCAGCTCAAAATAATTTGCAACAAG ATCACTCGAGAGATAGCTACAGCAGAACAATGGTGTCCACCGTATCTGTAGCGATGAATCCGATGAGCAATCCTACCACGAGAAATTTGGGaaacaatgaaatgattatatga
- the LOC110117018 gene encoding uncharacterized protein LOC110117018 isoform X2: MRYRYNIHGTADLLEEYAVDNYSDEDTEGYGDSDGRVVIGKWRSNGEALEPKWRDGDSVPLAPFSALSIKRSGWRKEYDSNEDEDHRVGSRGYINIRHGTQNYKEKEGKFIDNIGEVTSSTLKQRVKTLQNYQNEYEMFENENDNPRPRKRRPPDNNEFPGSWNNDSPIDKRVSQNQAGYPTTRPKNESKAQENVELKTFLKMQGDNLSLSEILQEKNLTLADILKGKPNVISILKLDNDKKPETQEKAFSNHPEIIIVEKSDEEKSTIYQETKSTKLDFETTVEPVTNMESKQSEKDSVDETRYVQDEEIDASEKQATDTINPSVDEKKESEDSKDEFLMPLENRESLLVEATTVGNDSAKNSTKNEEVATESGERFSPESNDDDEIMEFSDYPLKMTKFVAPVFETTRLNAKPKYVPPLLGAIETEKITDDDDFNGTQKINNEIRSRNVSLWGVKNETNEMGELKTSDINSTEIKGLDKYTFQDDGSEEDEGHEGTEKIVSNDLQNTEAVIPDQKNSTLNHKLHEVVIPKVDPQSRAEILELFSSGSSAERLERLLASRNMSIEELIALRQRGSSQVHFAEAFKGKEHAASTSIQLRKAKTNHQKLEKIQTIENQKLNQTSGSKEKIKVPEKKETSSSIKNVESSANVPNKTVDAQKDKFDKDAEYLATDLFNLFSLHKNPMKNSSSSDSSPMNPIVKSQEVMPNIGTRPQVDLEEATKNSTKPLNPLPAVNNIQRDSDGFSYFTSIEAVKLPVSNEEMERVSSLLEETKNSSTDPSTSAEVGIVEEIMDDDLKSMTKMYERNDYEYPEKKTVSKVKPSIIASGGILGVTIVVFLSIFIACRIQQKKKFAYRNSFTKAVFHNPVMTARKLSNTSSVNTIMVDVVATSTTKRPQKHDSYDSNDFEEKSDIDNDSLDANDSWETIPDFMK; encoded by the exons ATGCgctatagatataatatacac GGAACAGCGGATCTCCTGGAAGAGTACGCTGTGGATAATTACTCGGATGAAGATACAGAGGGATATGGAGACTCTGATGGGCGGGTGGTGATTGGAAAGTGGAGGAGTAATGGTGAGGCTTTAGAGCCCAAATGGCGAGACGGAGATTCCGTCCCCTTAGCACCATTCTCTGCATTATCGATCAAAAGAAGTGGATGGCGAAAGGAGTACGATTCTAATGAGGATGAAGACCATCGAGTAGGGAGTAGAGGATACATTAATATTCGTCATGGCACTCAGAACTATAAAGAGAAGGAGGGCAAGTTCATCGATAACATAGGAGAGGTGACGTCGTCGACTTTGAAACAACGGGTGAAAACTTTGCAGAATTATCAAAACGAGTATGAGAtgtttgaaaacgaaaacgataaCCCCAGACCAAGGAAGCGAAGGCCTCCTGATAACAACGAATTTCCTGGCTCCTGGAACAATGACTCTCCTATAGATAAAAGAGTGAGCCAAAATCAAGCTGGTTATCCAACAACTAGACCTAAAAATGAAAGCAAAGCGCAAGAGAATGTGGAGCTTAagacatttttgaaaatgcaAGGGGATAATTTGAGTCTTTCTGAAATATTacaggagaaaaatttgaccTTGGCTGACATTTTGAAGGGAAAACCCAACGTTATCAGTATATTGAAGTTGGATAATGATAAGAAGCCGGAAACGCAGGAAAAGGCATTTTCAAATCATCCGGAGATTATTATTGTAGAAAAAAGTGACGAGGAGAAGTCAACGATTTACCAAGAAACGAAAAGTACCAAATTAGATTTTGAAACAACTGTGGAACCTGTAACTAACATGGAGTCAAAACAGAGCGAGAAAGATTCTGTCGATGAGACGAGATATGTTCAAGATGAGGAAATTGATGCATCCGAGAAACAAGCCACAGATACTATAAATCCTtcagttgatgaaaaaaaagaatctgagGACTCTAAAGATGAGTTTCTAATGCCATTAGAAAACCGTGAAAGTTTACTTGTAGAAGCAACAACTGTTGGTAATGACAGTGCGAAGAATTCCACAAAGAACGAAGAGGTCGCAACAGAGTCTGGGGAAAGATTTTCACCTGAAAGTAACGACGATGATGAGATAATGGAATTCTCTGACTACCCGTTAAAAATGACAAAGTTTGTTGCCCCAGTTTTTGAAACTACAAGGTTGAACGCGAAGCCAAAATACGTTCCTCCATTACTCGGTGCcattgaaacagaaaaaatcactgatgatgatgatttcaACGGAacacaaaaaattaacaatgagATAAGATCGAGAAATGTAAGCCTGTGgggtgtaaaaaatgaaaccaacgAAATGGGAGAGCTCAAAACCTCTGATATTAATTCAACCGAAATCAAAGGTCTCGATAAATATACATTTCAGGATGACGGTAGTGAGGAGGACGAAGGGCATGAGGGCACTGAAAAAATAGTTTCAAACGACTTGCAAAATACAGAAGCTGTGATTccagatcaaaaaaattcaacgttgaATCATAAACTGCACGAGGTTGTTATTCCAAAAGTTGATCCGCAATCGCGTGCAGAAATATTGGAATTATTTAGTTCTGGTTCGAGTGCCGAGAGATTGGAACGTTTGTTAGCTTCGAGAAATATGAGTATCGAGGAGCTCATCGCTTTAAGACAGAGGGGGTCGAGCCAAGTTCATTTTGCGGAGGCATTCAAAGGCAAAGAGCATGCTGCTTCGACGTCGATTCAATTGCGAAAGGCAAAAACCAACCATCAGAAacttgagaaaattcaaacaatcGAAAACCAGAAGTTGAACCAGACGAGCGGAAGCaaagagaaaatcaaagtaccagaaaaaaaagagacctcGTCGAGTATTAAGAATGTTGAGAGCTCGGCGAACGTTCCAAATAAAACAGTGGATGCACAGAAAGATAAATTTGACAAAGATGCGGAGTATCTGGCAACGGATTTATTTAATCTATTTTCTCTCCATAAAAATCCAATGAAGAATTCTTCGTCTTCCGATTCCTCGCCGATGAATCCTATCGTAAAATCGCAAGAAGTGATGCCAAATATAGGGACCAGACCTCAAGTGGATCTGGAGGAAGCTACGAAGAACTCAACAAAGCCTCTTAATCCGCTGCCGGCGGTTAATAACATCCAAAGAGATTCTGATGGATTTTCTTACTTCACGAGTATCGAGGCAGTAAAATTACCCGTCTCAAATGAAGAGATGGAAAGGGTATCTTCTCTCTtagaagagacaaaaaattcatcaaccgATCCATCCACTTCAGCCGAGGTCGGGATAGTGGAGGAAATCATGGACGACGATTTAAAATCCATGACAAAGATGTACGAGAGGAACGATTACGAGtatcccgaaaaaaaaacggtgtcTAAAGTGAAACCGAGCATAATAGCGAGCGGTGGGATACTGGGAGTAACTATAGTTGTATTTCTGTCGATATTCATCGCTTGTCGAATtcaacagaaaaagaaattcgccTACAGAAATTCATTCACGAAAGCTGTGTTCCACAACCCCGTAATGACTGCTAGAAAACTGTCAAATACGAGCAGCGTCAACACAATTATGGTAGACGTAGTCGCAACGTCAACGACAAAGAGACCACAGAAACATGACAGCTACGACAGCaacgattttgaagaaaaaagtgacaTAGATAATGATTCTTTGGATGCCAACGACAGCTGGGAAACAATCCCCGATTTCATGAAGTAA
- the LOC105686259 gene encoding ras-related protein Rab-32-like yields the protein MQSGRKPRRDSDVVLSNFSQKELLFKFLIIGDYGVGKTAIVRRYTEGKFSSNYKITIGADFAIKTLDWDPHTKINLQLWDIAGHERFGYMTRVYYKYALAAALVFDISRVATFQSVKKWLTDLREKITLPDGSSIPIVLLANKCDIQHAAIPNEQIVKFCKENSIGSWFITSAKENVNIEEAMRYLVETVLKTRIEDEIRDSIRLRDGPISHDKSVCCKT from the exons ATGCAGAGCggcagaaaaccgaggagggaCTCGGACGTGGTCCTCTCGAATTTCAGCCAGAAGGAACTcctcttcaaatttttgatcatCGGTGACTACGGCGTCG GTAAAACCGCGATTGTCCGGCGATACACGGAgg GAAAATTCTCGTCGAATTACAAAATCACGATAGGCGCCGACTTTGCGATAAAAACTCTCGATTGGGATCCTCATACGAAAATAAATCTGCAACTATG gGACATCGCGGGCCACGAGAGATTCGGTTACATGACGAGAGTCTACTACAAATACGC GCTCGCAGCCGCCCTGGTCTTCGACATTTCCAGGGTCGCCACTTTTCAGTCGGTCAAAAAATGGCTGACCGATCTCAGGGAGAAAATCACCCTCCCCGACGGTTCTAGTATACCGATCGTTTTGCTGGCCAACAAATGCGACATACAACACGCGGCCATACCGAACGAgcaaatcgtgaaattttgcaaAGAGAACTCCATCGGATCGTGGTTCATTACCTCGGCGAAGGAGAACGTGAACATCG AGGAAGCGATGCGTTACCTGGTCGAAACCGTTCTCAAAACGCGAATCGAGGACGAAATACGTGATTCGATAAGACTCAGGGACGGGCCGATTTCTCACGACAAAAGTGTTTGCTGCAAAACCTGA
- the LOC105686247 gene encoding G-protein coupled receptor moody isoform X1, giving the protein MRRPMTENFEYLPNMDDRVSLLSQVIMNGANHSMIVSSEDSRFPQPLRIFAATTAILIMITGLVGNFLTIIALCKYPKVRNVAAAFIVSLCVADFIFCLFVLPFDSIRFINASWADVKFLCHLVPFLRYGNVGVSLLSVAAITVNRYIMIAHHGLYAKVYKKHWIASMILVCWCFSYGMQVPTLLGAWGKFDYDVNLETCSIVKDAHGHSSKAFLFVMGFLIPCIMIVGCYAIIFWVVHSSESRMRKHAAPPTIKSPHSPRKDTKEIKQRRSEWRITKMVLAIFLSFVVCYLPITIVKVADSTVDHPTLHVVGYLLLYFASCVNPIIYVIMNKQYRQAYAGVICCSRIRASLTPHGSSAPAQNNLQQDHSRDSYSRTMVSTVSVAMNPMSNPTTRNLGNNEMII; this is encoded by the exons ATGAGACGACCG ATGAcggaaaactttgaatatttacCAAACATGGATGACCGAGTGAGTTTGTTGTCTCAAGTTATAATGAACGGTGCGAATCACAGCATGATCGTCAGCAGCGAAGATTCCAG GTTTCCACAGCCGTTGAGAATTTTCGCCGCGACAACCGCAATTCTTATAATGATAACCGGTCTggttggtaattttttaacCATAATAGCACTCTGCAAATATCCAAAAGTCAGAAACGTCGCCGCAGCGTTCATAGtgag TCTTTGCGTAGCGGATTTCATATTCTGCCTGTTCGTTCTACCCTTCGACTCGATAAGATTCATCAACGCCAGCTGGGCTGACGTGAAATTTCTCTGTCACCTGGTGCCATTTTTGAGATATGGAAACGTCGGTGTCAGTTTACTATCCGTAGCCGCCATCACGGTGAACAG GTACATAATGATCGCGCATCACGGACTGTACGCCAAAGTTTACAAAAAACATTGGATAGCCTCGATGATATTGGTGTGCTGGTGTTTTTCGTACGGTATGCAGGTACCGACGCTTCTGGGTGCTTGGG GTAAATTCGACTACGACGTGAATCTCGAGACTTGTTCGATCGTGAAGGACGCCCACGGTCACAGCTCGAAGGCCTTTTTATTCGTGATGGGATTTTTGATCCCTTGCATCATGATCGTCGGATGCTACGCCATAATATTTTGGGTGGTCCACAG tTCCGAATCGCGGATGAGAAAGCACGCGGCGCCCCCGACTATAAAGTCGCCCCACTCGCCGCGCAAGGACACTAAGGAGATAAAGCAGCGCAGAAGCGAATGGCGGATAACAAAAATGGTATTGGCGATATTCCTGAGTTTCGTCGTCTGCTACTTGCCGATAACGATCGTGAAGGTAGCCGACTCAACGGTGGATCATCCGA CGCTGCACGTCGTGGGTTACCTTTTGCTGTACTTCGCGTCCTGCGTGAACCCCATCATTTACGTAATTATGAACAAGCAGTACAGACAGGCTTACGCCGGAGTGATTTGCTGCTCACGCATAAGGGCGTCTCTCACACCGCACGGCAGCAGCGCGCCAGCTCAAAATAATTTGCAACAAG ATCACTCGAGAGATAGCTACAGCAGAACAATGGTGTCCACCGTATCTGTAGCGATGAATCCGATGAGCAATCCTACCACGAGAAATTTGGGaaacaatgaaatgattatatga